From Vidua macroura isolate BioBank_ID:100142 chromosome 33, ASM2450914v1, whole genome shotgun sequence:
AGAGCGACAGCAGAGGGGGGGGGGAGGACCCGGCCCCCCACCCCCTAAACAGAGACAGACAACCCTGCCctaccccccccaccccaaaaatccccccccccaaagCGCCCCCCATGACAAGAACTCGGGGACACCATCGTTCCATGGCGGTATGTACACAGGGGCGCCCCAAAACCCGGGTGGGGTGCACATGACTtggggacggggggggggggtcccacaAAGTGACAGTGCCCCCACCCCGGGTGTAGGGGGCGGCAATTTGGGGGTCCCCTTCCATTTGGGGGGTGCCCTTCCATCTCCCCCACGCCGCAACTCAGTGCgccccccccttcccccactgATTTAGGGGTGTCCCACGTTTTCAAAGGTGAaatggtggggggggggggggggggggcgtgcTGTGACTTTTTGGGAGGTGACAATTTTTGGGTGGTGACAATTGGGGCTCccaccccccccgccccccccccccccccaaacctcaCGTGAGCCAGGCCAGCGCCAGGTAAAGCCCCAGGGCCAGCGCGGCCGTGGGGCCCCCCCCGTCCCCCCAGGCCACCGGCACCAGCACGGCCCAAGGCCAGAAACCACCCCGCACCCCCCTGAGGGCCCCCCCCAAAactgctccccctccccccggGGGGGCCGCGCCGGCACCACCAGCGCCCCCTCCACCggccccccccctccccagcagcaccgGGGGGCTGCACCGGCCCCCCCCCTCGTAGCGCAGGGCCATCTCGTTGGCCAGCGAGGTGTTGGGGGCTCGCTCGGGGAAGGGGGGGCCCCCCGTTTCTCGGGGGGGGGGTCGCTGTCGTTGGGGTCCCCCCGCAGCCGGCGCAGGTGGGACAGgtagagctgctccagctcccgcGCCACCGCCTCGTCCTCGGCGCCCTAAGTGGGGGGGGGCGCACAGTTTGGGGTACCCCCGTCCTTGGGGAGGCACGGTTTGGGGTACCCCGTTCCTTGGGGGAGGGGGGTACCCCCCAGTTTTGGGGGGGAGAGGGTGTTGTCTCAcctgtgctgggggctgctccGCAATCCGGGGGGGGCGTTGGGGCAGGGTCAGGCTCTGTGGGAGGGGAATGGGGGGGTGAGGGACCCCCAGAGTTCGGGGGGATCCCCAAAACTGGAGCGTGCCCCAGTAATTGGGGTGCACCCCCAAATTTGGGGGAGCGATACTTACCTGTGCTGTGCTCGGGGGGTGGGGGCTGCACATCCTCCGCCTCCTGTGGGCCTTTTGGGGGGACACGGGTGTGGGGGGGGTCACCGGAGAGGAcccatttccccctcccccagcccacccccaaattaggggtggggggggagcAGCATCTGCACCCCCCCAGAGTGTGACCCACATTCGGGGCCCGGGGGTCCGGGGGCAACCCAGGCATGCGCCACAGCCCCCCCCCTCAATTTCGGGGGTCAcatgcggggggggggggtcgggggTTGACCCCATTTTGGGGGGTCCCCCATGcagatttccccccccccaccaccccccaATCTCTTACCTGCCTTCCCAGGCCTCATCCAGATCCCGAGGGGGGGCGGCTCTCCCACCgcgcccccctcccccccctaCCGGGggtccccccccgcccccccccccccgccggtGCCCCCCTCCCCCGGGGGTCCCAGGGGCCGGTATTGCCGCAGGCGGGtcaggggcagccccagagcGTCGGCGAAAAGGAcccgccgggacccccccgcCCACcccggggggcgcggggctcTCGGGGTCCCCCGGGGGGGCAGCGGCGGCCTCGGGGACCCCCGGCGGGGGCTCGGCGACCTCCgggaggggggggggacgggGTGGAAGCGGGCGGGAGGGGGGTCCCACCGGCCGAGGGGTCATGGGGGTCTGgagggggggtttgggggggggtccggggcgcggggggggctgggaggggccCCCCCCGCGCGGGGCACGCCGGGAGTCCGGCCACGGGGGGGGCGCCGGGGCGGAGGCGGGAGCCCGGGCCATGGcggaggggcggggccgggagccgcagcgcgggggcggggccgggcccgagGGGCGGGGCCTGAGAGCGGGGCGGGGcttgtgtgctggggaggggggcgACTTGGGGGTCCCCGAGGGGAGGGGCTGTGAAAGGGAgcgccccccaccccaccccccccccggGTTCAATGAGGGGTGTTTGGAGGGGGCTCCTGGAGATTGGGGGGACCCCCGTGGGGTCGGGGTCACAAAGTGGGGTTTAAAGGGACATTCCTGGGGGGCAAAGTGTgtgacaccccccccccccctcagtGTCTGCAGTTTGGGAGCGCTGAGTGTTAAACGGGGTCCCCCAGGACGCCTGAGGGTCGCGGGGGAAGTTTGGGGGTGTCCTGGAGATTGGGGGGTGAGGGGGTGTTAATGGGCCCCCCCCCCATTCTCACAGGTCTCCAGGGTCTGGGGGAGCAAAGAAGGGTCCCCCCAATATCTGCTCCCCTTGAGCGGGGGGGCCATTAGCACCCCTAAACATCTCCCAcgggttttttggggggctcacAGGGGGTGGGGGTTTTGAGGGGGGCATTAAAGGCTCCCCTCTCCGAGTTCCCCACACGACCGCACCCCTGGGAGCGGTACTGGGGCTCCCTTcatcacccccccccccccaaaaaaaaccccaaacccccaccccaaaaaaggAGCCTCGGCCCAAGCGAAAATTTGGGAACCCATGagaatggggggggggggggtggaggATTTGGGACCCCCCCAGGTGTGGGAGGGTTCTCTGACATCACTGGGGGGGCCCCATAAAAAGCGGGGTGCCAGGGCGGGCAACACACGGGGTTCAGCCGGTGAGCagattttgggggggaggggggggggtccagggtggggggggggctgtGCCCTAACACCCCCCTAGAGGAGGGGGGCAGCGTGCCAGGGCCTTGGCACGAGGGTCCTGGTGAACACAGGGGGGGTGGGCTGGGGGTCCCGATGTGAGGGGGGGGGGTGCCAGGCACGGGCTCTGCTCCACCCCCATCCAAAAATCCAccgcacccccccccccccccccttattTCCTGCCGGCTCGGGCGCAGTTTCACCTCCCTTCGAGCTGGGGAAGTCCCCAGGGGGTGGAAAAACTCccaaccccaccccaaaaatggggaggggtcccgggtGGTACACCCAGAACCCACTTTGGGGTAAAACCCGGCCAATTCGGGGCTGGGAAACATCAAAAACTAACTTGGAACCaagtggattttggggtggggggaaaaagggcaAAACTCAAGGCCTGCAGGTGGAAAAAGCCCCCAAAATTTGGAGGTGCCAGGGGGGAGTTTTTAAAAGGGGGGGGAGTTTTTAAAAACCTGAGCAGGTTTTAGGGGTTTGGGGGTTACCTGAACGATTTGGGGCCATTTGGAGGAGGTGTTCAAGCTGCTTTTTCCGACAGCGtcattttggggcattttgggcGTTTCGGTGCCGTTTGTGGGGGATGGgacatggggggggggggggtgggcaCCAATTTGGGGACCAATTCACCCCCAAATTGTTCAAAGCAtcgttttttggggggggatttcTACCTGGCTGGCTTAGGGGTATCCCTGCCCagcagttttggggtgttttattgaattttggggcattttgagGCACCTCTACCTAGTTGATTTGAGGGCGTTTCTCCTCATTTTGGTGCTTCTCAGCCTCCTCGATTTGGGGCGTTTTCTGCCTGGCCATTTTTGGGTGAATCTCTgctttttagggtttttttgcctgGTTGGTTTGGGGTGTTTCTCCTCATTTTGGGGACTCTCTGTTCAGACATTTTGGGGTTTCTCTGCCTGACAAATCTGGGGTgtctctgcccagctctttTGGGGTGTCTCTCCACATTTTGAGTTTCCTCTTTATGGCCATTTTTTAGGGTGTTTCTGCCTGGCTGTTTTGGAGCATTCTGCCTCATTTTAGGGTGTCCTTGGCCATTTTTGGGTATTTTGTCTCATTTTGGGATGGCTCTGGccattttggggtgtctgtgccgTTATTTTGGGGCTTTCCTCCTCGTTTTACGACGTCTCTGTCTGGGCGTTTGGGACGTTTCTGCTCGGTTGTTTTGGGGCATTTCTTGGGATTTTAGGgctggtttggggtgtttgtgtCTCATCATTTGGGGGGcccattttctctgcattttgggGTGTCTCTGCCCAGCTGAGGGTGGCACCATTTTGGGGCATTTCTGCGGGTTTTGAGGAGTTTCTCCCTGGTTGTTTTGGGGGTGTCTCTGCCCAGCTGTTTTGAGGCATTTCCCAAGGTCTGTGCCCAATTTAGGGTGTTTCTGTCTGGTCTTTTAGGGTCATTTCCCTGCCTTTTGGGGTGTCTTGCCATGATGGCTTTGGGGCGTCTCTTCCCTCTCAATTTGTGCCATTTCTTCGCATTCATCCCACACATTTCAGGGCGTTTCTCTGCCGTTTTGGGgcatttctctgcattttgggGTGTCTGCCCCGGCTGTCTTAGGGCACCTGTTTGGGTCTGGGGGGGGCCCATCCCgacccccccgcccccgccgtgACTCAGGGCTGTGGTTTCCCGTCTATAAATCGGAGGTGGGAAGCGCCCGGTGTCGCCCAGAGCCATGGCGGGCGCCCGTGGACCCGTgagctgggggcactgggaggcactgggagggactgggaggcactgggagggactgggaggcactgggagcacgctgggagggactgggaagcactgggatcacactgggaggcactggggacacactgggaggcactgggagcatgctgggaggaactgggaagcactgggatcacactgggaggcactggggacacactgggaggcactgggagcatGCTGGGAGGAACTGGAAAGCACTGGGAGCATGCTGGAGGGCACCGGGAGCACGCTGGGAGAatactgggaggcactgggagcctactgggaggcactgggagcacactggagggcactgggaggcactggggagcatactgggaggcactggggcGCATACTGGAGGGCACTGGCGTGATGCTGGGTGGGACTGGGATGCCCACGGATTGATGCTGGGTGGAACTGGGAGGGCTCTGCAGTGACTGGAGGGTACTGGGAGGGagactgggaggcactgggtggggactgggatggactggggagTGtcgggaggggctggaggagcactgggatgggaaaaTGGAAGGCTGGGGGGGGACTGGGATTGGACTGGGGGACGGGCTGAGTTTACTGGGGAATGCTGGAAAGTACTGGGGGAAACTGGGAGGGattgggatggactgggaatacactgggatggactggggagAGCCGGGAGGGGGGGGCTGGGAAGGACTGGGAGGGTCAGCGGCTTACTGGGGATACTGGAAAGGACTGGGAGAAACTGGGAAGGCTTGGGATGACaatgggagggactgggatgtactgggagcTCAACACGGCGATGGTGGCTGGGATGAGGAGCGCCAGTGGCAGATGGGAGTGAGCTCACCCccatactgggagcactgggaggtaCTGGGAGGGGGCAACTGGGCCAGGACAGGGTGGGGGGGCCGCTgtccgcccccccccccccccgcccacccCGCGTGTTCCGGGACTGGCGGTGACGCAGGACCTGCGGGGGACACGTGTCCAGGCCTGGCACACGCGTGTGTCACACTCTCGGGGGGGGTGGGTGGGGTGGGGGaccctcttggggggggggtctcaccccctgcacccccccccccagggcAGCGCCGcccccccccgcagcccccagGACCGGCCCACGGTGCTGACCCGCGCGGACGGGGCCGTGCCTCGGTGCACCCAGGTGCGGGACAGAGCCCGGGACAccaattttggggggggggggtggggggggtgggggggtgaaTCAGGATGGGGGGGGGgtcacctcctgctcctctccctccccccccccctccccaaaacccacaGGTGCCACCCGAGGGGGGGTCGTGCCCCCCGCTCCTGCACGTGCAGCACCCCGGGGTGTTGGTGATGCGAACTCGGCTGCCCCCAGCGCACGgtgagccccccccccccaaaaaacctgcCCTTCCCCTCCTCGGGGGGTGTCCTCCCTTTTGggaaccccccccccaaaaaaaaaaactcctccaGGTCTCC
This genomic window contains:
- the LOC128821029 gene encoding uncharacterized protein LOC128821029, with the protein product MRPGKAGPQEAEDVQPPPPEHSTEPDPAPTPPPDCGAAPSTGRRGRGGGAGAGAALPVPPAPAAGGPQRQRPPPRETGGPPFPERAPNTSLANEMALRYEGGGRCSPPVLLGRGGAGGGGAGGAGAAPPGGGGAVLGGALRGVRGGFWPWAVLVPVAWGDGGGPTAALALGLYLALAWLT